Within the Prochlorococcus sp. MIT 1300 genome, the region ATTCTATAAATCTAACCCTGGTCTTTCGTCACGGATTGCGCATCACATTGATTTCCCTGATTATTCTAATAATGAACTTTTTGAAATAGCTCAATTACTTCTTTCTCAGCAAAACTACTGCTTCAGCAAGGAAGCTTTAACAGTCTTCAAAGATTACATTAAGAGAAGGCGTGAATTGCCTTTTTTTGCAAATGCTCGCTCAGTTAGGAATGCTTTGGATAGAGCTCGTTTGAGACAAGCTAGCAGACTTTTTTCTCGAATGGGAGAACGTTTGACTCGTCAAGAATTGATGACAATAGACGCGTTAGATATTAAGGCCAGTCGAGTATTTCAAGGGGAAATAGATGGCCATGAAATTGATAATAATTAGCTTGACGGAAATATTTGAGATTATGAAGTTGCTTCTTCCTCTTGGGGCTGTTCTAGATCTCTTTTGATTAGGACCATTAGGTAGGAGGGGGCTTTGTATCGCGATGGTAGGCAGCGATTCAGGGTTTCGAGATGGCTCCAGCAAACTGTTCGCTGGATCTCCTTTGAGCTGCGACCTTCGATCAGGAGTCTCCTGAGCGCCTTGCAGTACAAGGGATAGCCAGCTTCAAGCTCTCCAATTGTCAACTTGGCTGCGGCCATGATATGTCGCAGGGCAAGACTTAATTTAGACAATCGTGGGACTGCGTGGGTGTCTTAACACGTGGTTGAGCCGTAATAATTGCTACTTTCAGCAATATTTCATAACTACATGATGAATTGTGTGGATCTGCTCTAGCAGAGGCATGGGGTGTTTGTGGGGTTAAGAAGGCTTGCAGCAACAGGAAATTCTGGAATTTGATTGTAGTCCCTGGAGGATTTTGGCCTCTCAATTAAAGAAAACCTTGCCATTGCTGATGGCGGTGAAAAATTGAGGGTCTTTCTTGTTATTTGTTCCCCATCCATGCAATACAGTCAATTTCCACCTTTCCACCTTTTGGCAAGGCTGCAACTTGAACGCATGCTCTTGCTGGGCTTATACCTATCCCGAACGTTTCTGAGTAAATGTTGTTTACAGTTTCAAAATCTTTTAAATCTAGAAGAAAAATAGTTGTTTTAACCACCTGAGATGGGCTTGCTCCTGCTGCATTAAGCACTGCTTTGAGATTGTTTATTACTTGGTGGGTTTCTGCTATTACATCTCCATTCCCCACTATTTGTCCATCTTTTGGATTAAGGGCTATTTGACCTGAGCAGTAGAGCCATTCTCCGGCCATGACTGCTTGGTTATAGGGGCCAACTGGGGCTGGTGCATTGTTGGTTGAAATTTCTTTGATTGAAGATGAGTTCATTAAGTCTCTGAGGGTTTACCCATCATCGCTTGCAGGTTAAAGGCGATGATGACTATTGAGATTTCCATTCATCTTTGTGTTTGCGGAGGTCTGCAAGTTCTTCGATGGTTTTAGCTCTAACAAATAGATTGGTTGCTTTCTCGTCGGCAATTTTACTAGGCAAACTTAATTGGCCTTTCCTTCGTAATGCAATGACTTTGCAAAGTCTTTCATTTATAGCTATATCCTTTGGTCGTAAACCTTTGGCCCATATTAAATTGTTTTCTGTGTATTCATGTGCACAATAAACTCTGGTTTCGCTAGGAAGAGTACATAGGCTTTTTAGGGAATTGTACATATCTTTTGCTGTGCCTTCAAAAAGACGACCACAGCCACCACCGAATAGGGTGTCACCACAAAAAAGTATTGGTTTGTTTTTGTATGTCTTTGATGTTGGAATGTAATACGCTAGGTGAGTTTGCGTATGACCAGGAACCCCTAAGACTTTTATATCAAGGTCAGATCCCTCTAATGAAATCTCGTCTTCGTTACTAACAGAGATTGTTTGGAAAGGTATTCTTTTTAAATCGGAGAAGGATGCAACTACTTCAGCTTTGGGCCAGAGTTTTAATAGTCCGGGAGTGCCACCAATGTGATCTTCATGATGATGGGTTTGCAGAATCGCAAGTAATTCGAGCTCATTTTCTTTTAGCCAGGTATTTACTGGCCTAGTAAGGGCAGGATCAACCACTATGGCTAGCTTCTTAACAACAAGTATCCAAATGATGTTGTCTTCTAGTACTGGAATTCCCTGAATCTTTAAATCGAGTTCATTTGCAGAGATCCCTTGATTGTCCTTTGGCATCGTTAAAGTCCTAACCGAACAATGAAACCATGATTACTGTTGCGCTTGCCAAAGGAGCATTGCTAAAGGATTCTGTGGCACGCTTTGCGTCTGCAGGGCTCGACTTCTCAGCTGTGCTTAATTCTGAAAATAGACAGTTGA harbors:
- the gloB gene encoding hydroxyacylglutathione hydrolase, with translation MPKDNQGISANELDLKIQGIPVLEDNIIWILVVKKLAIVVDPALTRPVNTWLKENELELLAILQTHHHEDHIGGTPGLLKLWPKAEVVASFSDLKRIPFQTISVSNEDEISLEGSDLDIKVLGVPGHTQTHLAYYIPTSKTYKNKPILFCGDTLFGGGCGRLFEGTAKDMYNSLKSLCTLPSETRVYCAHEYTENNLIWAKGLRPKDIAINERLCKVIALRRKGQLSLPSKIADEKATNLFVRAKTIEELADLRKHKDEWKSQ
- a CDS encoding Rid family detoxifying hydrolase; this translates as MNSSSIKEISTNNAPAPVGPYNQAVMAGEWLYCSGQIALNPKDGQIVGNGDVIAETHQVINNLKAVLNAAGASPSQVVKTTIFLLDLKDFETVNNIYSETFGIGISPARACVQVAALPKGGKVEIDCIAWMGNK
- a CDS encoding DUF3136 domain-containing protein, producing MAAAKLTIGELEAGYPLYCKALRRLLIEGRSSKEIQRTVCWSHLETLNRCLPSRYKAPSYLMVLIKRDLEQPQEEEATS